The region TTATCAAGCTAAAAGTTTTATTTTGGCTGTAGGCTCACGACCAAATGTAGATAAAAAACAAAAAGACATGCTTGGAGAGCGGCTGCTTAGCTCCAATGAAGTATTTGAGCTTCCTACCCTGCCTCAGTCATTAGCAGTGATTGGTAGCGGTGTGATTGCAATTGAGCTTGCTCAAGCCATGCAACGCTTAGGAGTCAAGACCACTGTATTTGCCCGGAGTCAAAAAGTCGGTTCTCTTACAAGTCCAGTGCTTCAGGAACTTGCTCAACAGCAACTCAGCTCAGAACTTGAGATTAAATTTAAAACTGTTCCTGATGAGATGATCCGGCAAGGCGAACAAGTCCAGATAAAATTTAAGCAAAATGACCAAGCAGAAATCTTAGAAGTTGATTACGTATTAGCGGCAACCGGAAGAAGCAGCAACCTTGATCAACTCGAACTGGAAAAAATCGATCCTTCATATACAGACATCAAAAATCTTCCAATTGATCTTTCTACAAAACAGTTAGCGAACTATCCAATTTTTATTATTGGTGATGCAGCTCCTGATGCTCCAATTCAGCATGAAGCTGCATATGCAGGTAAAAAAATCGTCAAAAATTGCCTGAATTATCCAGATGTACAAGCGATTCCAAAACTTATCCCATTAGCGATTGTGTTTAGTCAGCCTGAAATGGCCATTATTGGAAAAAATTATCAGCAGCTACAGAAAGTAGGAACTGATTTTGTTACGGGTTTTGTTTCTTATGAAAGACAAGGCCGAGCACGTGTAGAAGCTACAAATATGGGTGGTGCTGAAATATATATAGACAAGGCTACACATAAACTATTGGGTGCAGAACTATTTTGTGCTCAGGCAGAACATTTAGCACATCTACTCGCATGGTTGATTGGTGAACAACTGACAATTAATCAAATTCTAGAAAAACCCTTCTATCATCCAACGTTAGAAGAAGGATTACGTACTGCATTTAAACATGCACGTAGACAATTAAAAAATTAAACTATCTGAGTTCTATCAGGTGCTCAAAATAAAAGCCAGTTAGCTTAGCAGCAGTTGATGAATAAGATGAGTTCTAGAATATTTTTAGTACATAAAAAAACACCCCCTGTTGTCAGGGGGTGTTTTGGAATAATGAGCTGGCGATGACTTACTCTCACATGGGTAACCCCACACTACCATCAGCGCTAAGAGGTTTCACTTCTGAGTTCGGGAAGGGATCAGGTGGTTCACTCTTGCTATTGTCGCCAGCACAACTGTTTATGGATACTCGCCAGGTCTTATGGTTGCCTTGCTTTCTACCAAATAGAGTACATTAACAGGTATATCTGAGTTGAATTGTAACATAAAGCAGAGCTTTATGTCTTGCACTCAGGCAAACGCTGTTGCGTTTGCTTAATCTTCGTTCATCTAGCGTATTCTGAATCAAGATCAGTCAGTGTTGACTGTTTGGTCTTTAATGAATCAATCTCTGCTCACTGCTTACGCAGTTCGTACAACAACTGTTTGGGTGTTGTATAGTCAAGCCTCACGAGCAATTAGTATTGGTCAGCTTCATGTATCACTACACTTCCACATCCAACCTATCAACGTCGTAGTCTTCAACGGCTCTTTAGGTGACATAAAGTCACAGGGAAATCTTATCTTGAGGTAGGCTTCCCGCTTAGATGCTTTCAGCGGTTATCCCTTCCGAACATAGCTACCCGGCGATGCGACTGGCGTCACAACCGGTACACCAGAGGTTCGTCCACTCTGGTCCTCTCGTACTAGGAGCAGATCCTCTCAAATTTCCAGCGCCCACGGTAGATAGGGACCGAACTGTCTCACGACGTTCTAAACCCAGCTCGCGTACCTCTTTAAATGGCGAACAGCCATACCCTTGGGACCTGCTTCAGCCCCAGGATGAGATGAGCCGACATCGAGGTGCCAAACACCGCCGTCGATATGAACTCTTGGGCGGTATCAGCCTGTTATCCCCAGAGTACCTTTTATCCGTTGAGCGATGGCCCTTCCATACAGAACCACCGGATCACTAAGACCTACTTTCGTACCTGCTCGACTTGTGGGTCTCGCAGTTAAGCGCGCTTTTGCCTTTATACTCTACGCGTGATTTCCGACCACGCTGAGCGCACCTTCGTACTCCTCCGTTACTCTTTAGGAGGAGACCGCCCCAGTCAAACTACCCACCAGACATGGTCCTCGCTCCAGATAATGGAGCAGAGTTAGAACCTCAATATTACCAGGGTGGTATTTCAAGGACGGCTCCATGGCAACTAGCGTCGCCACTTCAAAGCCTCCCACCTATCCTACACAAGTAAGATCAAAGTTCAATGTCAAGCTGCAGTAAAGGTTCACGGGGTCTTTCCGTCTAGCCGCGGGTACACCGCATCTTCACGGCGATTTCGATTTCACTGAGCCTCTGCTGGAGACAGCGCCCCCATCATTATGCCATTCGTGCAGGTCGGAACTTACCCGACAAGGAATTTCGCTACCTTAGGACCGTTATAGTTACGGCCGCCGTTTACTGGGGCTTCGATCAATAGCTTCGCTTGCGCTAACCACATCAATTAACCTTCCAGCACCGGGCAGGCATCACACCCTATACGTCCACTTTCGTGTTTGCAGAGTGCTATGTTTTTAATAAACAGTTGCAGGGGCCTGGTTTCTGAGGCTGTCGACAGCTCAAGGAGCAAGTCCTATCACCATCAACAGCGTACCTTCTCCCGAAGTTACGGTACCATTTTGCCTAGTTCCTTCAGCAGAGTTCTCTCAAGCGCTTTGGTCTACTCGACCTGACCACCTGTGTCGGTTTCGGGTACGATTCCTGTTTAACTGAAGCTTAGAGACTTTTCCTGGAAGTATGGTATCAGCCACTTCACTGTACAAGTACAGCTTGCTATCAGTTCTCAGCATAGAGTACCCCGGATTTGCCTAAGATACATGCCTACAACCTTCCACCTGGACAACCAACGCCAGGCTGACTTAACCTTCTCCGTCCTCTCATCGCATTAAACAGAAGTATTGGAATATTAACCAATTTCCCATCGACTACGCCTCTCGGCCTCGCCTTAGGGGTCGACTCACCCAGCCCCGATTAACGTTGGACTGGAACCCTTGGTCTTTCAGCGAGCGGGTTTTTCACCCGCTTTGTCGTTACTCACGTCAGCATTCGCACTTCTGATACCTCCAGCAGACTTCTCAATCCACCTTCATCGGCTTACAGAACGCTCCCCTACCACTTGCAATAAATTGCAAATCCGCAGCTTCGGCATATAGTTTTAGCCCCGTTACATCTTCCGCGCAGGCCGACTCGACTAGTGAGCTATTACGCTTTCTTTAAAGGGTGGCTGCTTCTAAGCCAACCTCCTAGCTGTCTATGCCTTCCCACATCGTTTCCCACTTAACTATAATTTAGGGGCCTTAGCTGGCGGTCTGGATTGTTTTCCTCTTGACTACGGACGTTAGCACCCGCAGTCTGTCTCCCGGATAGTACTCATTGGTATTCGGAGTTTGCATCGGTTTGGTAAGTCGGGATGACCCCCTAGCCGAAACAGTGCTCTACCCCCAATGGTATTCGTCCGAGGCGCTACCTAAATAGCTTTCGGGGAGAACCAGCTATCACCGAGTTTGATTAGCCTTTCACCCCTATCCACAAGTCATCCCCTGGCTTTTCAACGACAGTGGGTTCGGTCCTCCAGTCAGTGTTACCTAACCTTCAACCTGCTCATGGATAGATCACCCGGTTTCGGGTCTATACCCAGCAACTAAACGCCCTATTAAGACTCGGTTTCCCTACGGCTCCCCTATACGGTTAACCTTGCTACTGAATATAAGTCGCTGACCCATTATACAAAAGGTACGCAGTCACCGAACAAGTCGGCTCCCACTGCTTGTATGCATGCGGTTTCAGGATCTATTTCACTCCCCTCACAGGGGTTCTTTTCGCCTTTCCCTCACGGTACTGGTTCACTATCGGTCAGTCAGGAGTATTTAGCCTTGGAGGATGGTCCCCCCATATTCAGACAAGGTTTCACGTGCCTCGCCCTACTCGACATCATCATATCAGCCCTTTCGTGTACAGGACTATCACCCACTATGGTTGCACTTCCCAGAGCATTCCACTAAAACTGATATGACTTAATGGGCTGTTCCCCGTTCGCTCGCCGCTACTGAGGGAATCTCAATTGATTTCTTTTCCTAGAGGTACTGAGATGTTTCACTTCCCTCCGTTCGCCTCATTAACCTATGTATTCAGTTAATGATACCTGGCTTATACCAGGTGGGTTTCCCCATTCAGACATCTCCGGATCACAGGATATTTGCCGCCTCCCCGGAGCTTTTCGCAGGCTATCACGTCTTTCATCGCCTCTGACTGCCAAGGCATCCACCACATGCACTTAATTACTTGACTATACAACCCCAAACAGTCGTTAACCCTTACAAGTTAGGTTAGCAACAGATCATGATGATTTCTCATCACTCTCATACAGTTGGCGTCTTGTGCATTTAAGCACTGTACAGCTTCAATTAGATTCATATACCAAAACGCTTGATTCAGTTTAATCGCTAGAACTCATTTCATTCAACTTTCACAATTGCTTGTTAGGTTGTTTAAAACGAGTTTGAACAAATTATTTCAACTCAAATATATTCTGTTAATGATTCACTGCATCCTCGTCGGAGTGCAGTCAACTGTGATAGATCACAGAGATTATCAAGTGCGCGTATCATAACGCTTGTACTTGTTAATCTCTAGGATCTCATCAATTGATCGCTTATTTCTTAGCTCATCTTACATCTGCTTGACCAACTAGTAGTCAATGATGTGATGGTGGAGACTAGGAGAGTCGAACTCCTGACCTCCTGCGTGCAAAGCAGGCGCTCTACCAACTAAGCTAAGTCCCCAGCTTATCATTTAGGATTCAATGTATCGTATGAGTATGTCATGGTGGGTCTGACAAGACTTGAACTTGTGACCCCACGCTTATCAAGCGTGTGCTCTAACCAACTGAGCTACAGACCCTCAGATACATCGTCATGAAGAACAACTTGTTGTGGATTCTTACCAATCGTCAATCTTTCGTTAAGGAGGTGATCCAGCCGCAGGTTCCCCTACGGCTACCTTGTTACGACTTCACCCCAGTCATCGGCCACACCGTGGTAAGCGTCCTCCTTACGGTTAGACTACCTACTTCTGGTGCAACAAACTCCCATGGTGTGACGGGCGGTGTGTACAAGGCCCGGGAACGTATTCACCGCGGCATTCTGATCCGCGATTACTAGCGATTCCGACTTCACGCAGTCGAGTTGCAGACTGCGATCCGGACTACGATCGGCTTTTTGAGATTAGCATCCTCTCGCGAGGTAGCAACCCTTTGTACCGACCATTGTAGCACGTGTGTAGCCCTGGCCGTAAGGGCCATGATGACTTGACGTCGTCCCCGCCTTCCTCCAGTTTGTCACTGGCAGTATCCTTAAAGTTCCCGGCATAACCCGCTGGCAAATAAGGAAAAGGGTTGCGCTCGTTGCGGGACTTAACCCAACATCTCACGACACGAGCTGACGACAGCCATGCAGCACCTGTATCTAAGTTCCCGAAGGCACCAATCCATCTCTGGAAAGTTCTTAGTATGTCAAGGCCAGGTAAGGTTCTTCGCGTTGCATCGAATTAAACCACATGCTCCACCGCTTGTGCGGGCCCCCGTCAATTCATTTGAGTTTTAGTCTTGCGACCGTACTCCCCAGGCGGTCTACTTATCGCGTTAGCTGCGCCACTAAAGCCTCAAAGGCCCCAACGGCTAGTAGACATCGTTTACGGCATGGACTACCAGGGTATCTAATCCTGTTTGCTCCCCATGCTTTCGTACCTCAGCGTCAGTATTAGGCCAGATGGCTGCCTTCGCCATCGGTATTCCTCCAGATCTCTACGCATTTCACCGCTACACCTGGAATTCTACCATCCTCTCCCATACTCTAGCTTTCCAGTATCGAATGCAATTCCTAAGTTAAGCTCAGGGATTTCACATCCGACTTAAAAAGCCGCCTACGCACGCTTTACGCCCAGTAAATCCGATTAACGCTCGCACCCTCTGTATTACCGCGGCTGCTGGCACAGAGTTAGCCGGTGCTTATTCTGCGAGTAACGTCCAAACATCTAGAGTATTAATCTAGAGTTCCTCCTCCTCGCTTAAAGTGCTTTACAACCAAAAGGCCTTCTTCACACACGCGGCATGGCTGGATCAGGCTTCCGCCCATTGTCCAATATTCCCCACTGCTGCCTCCCGTAGGAGTCTGGGCCGTGTCTCAGTCCCAGTGTGGCGGATCATCCTCTCAGACCCGCTACAGATCGTCGCCTTGGTAGGCCTTTACCCCACCAACTAGCTAATCCGACTTAGGCTCATCTACTAGCGCAAGGCCCGAAGGTCCCCTGCTTTCTCCCGTAGGACGTATGCGGTATTAGCGTTCCTTTCGGAACGTTGTCCCCCACTAATAGGCAGATTCCTAAGCATTACTCACCCGTCCGCCGCTAGGTCCAGTAGCAAGCTACCTTTCCCCGCTCGACTTGCATGTGTTAAGCCTGCCGCCAGCGTTCAATCTGAGCCATGATCAAACTCTTCAGTTTAAAATCAATAGCACCTATAGGGTGCCAATCTTGGCTCATCAATTACTGACAAAAAATTTGCTCAAATAAACTTCGAGAAATTTCTACCAATTATCAATGAAAATAGTTTCGATTGATCAACCAGTAAAAATCCACACAAGTTGTTCTTCATAATCTCTTAATGATCTTCTTGTTGGTTCGTCACCAGCAAGCTAGGTCGGCTATATTACTCTCTATCTCTAGAAAGTCA is a window of Acinetobacter sp. ASP199 DNA encoding:
- a CDS encoding dihydrolipoyl dehydrogenase codes for the protein MYDIIIIGSGTAGITAYKEAIKYTDNILIINAGPWDTTCARVGCMPSKVLIASANRMHLIQHAHDLALNIDSEVTPNNVMSRVRKLRDFFTQATLKEVNQWNPKHKISGHAKFVDAQTVEVDGQYYQAKSFILAVGSRPNVDKKQKDMLGERLLSSNEVFELPTLPQSLAVIGSGVIAIELAQAMQRLGVKTTVFARSQKVGSLTSPVLQELAQQQLSSELEIKFKTVPDEMIRQGEQVQIKFKQNDQAEILEVDYVLAATGRSSNLDQLELEKIDPSYTDIKNLPIDLSTKQLANYPIFIIGDAAPDAPIQHEAAYAGKKIVKNCLNYPDVQAIPKLIPLAIVFSQPEMAIIGKNYQQLQKVGTDFVTGFVSYERQGRARVEATNMGGAEIYIDKATHKLLGAELFCAQAEHLAHLLAWLIGEQLTINQILEKPFYHPTLEEGLRTAFKHARRQLKN